In a genomic window of Methylobacter sp. YRD-M1:
- the trpB gene encoding tryptophan synthase subunit beta, whose translation MTKKYNMPDERGHFGPYGGMFVAETLIPPIQELNEAYQRYLTDPDFLAELDADLKYYVGRPSPLYYAERWSRELGGAQIYLKREDLNHTGAHKVNNTIGQALLAKRMGKTRIIAETGAGQHGVATATVAARLGLECVVYMGAVDVARQALNVYRMKLLGAKVVAVESGSKTLKDALNEALRDWVTNVDNTFYIIGTAAGPHPYPAMVRDFQAIIGREAKQQCQEMTGRLPDALVACVGGGSNAIGLFYPFIDDASVKMYGVEAAGDGIGTGRHSAPLCAGRPGVLHGNRTYLMEDDDGEIIETHSISAGLDYPGVGPEHAWLKDIGRAQYVNITDNEALEGFHALTRMEGIIPALESSHAMAYTMKLARTMKKDEIIIVSLSGRGDKDMHTMAQREGIVL comes from the coding sequence ATGACAAAAAAATATAATATGCCCGACGAGCGGGGACATTTCGGCCCTTATGGCGGAATGTTTGTAGCAGAGACCTTGATACCACCTATTCAGGAATTGAATGAAGCCTATCAGCGGTATTTAACAGACCCGGATTTCCTTGCCGAGCTGGATGCCGACCTGAAATATTATGTCGGCCGTCCTTCGCCTTTATATTATGCCGAACGCTGGAGCCGCGAGCTGGGCGGTGCGCAGATTTATCTGAAACGCGAAGACCTCAATCATACCGGTGCGCATAAGGTCAACAATACGATCGGCCAGGCATTACTCGCTAAGCGTATGGGCAAGACGCGCATTATCGCTGAGACCGGTGCCGGTCAGCATGGTGTCGCGACAGCCACGGTTGCGGCAAGGCTGGGGCTCGAGTGCGTGGTTTACATGGGAGCTGTCGACGTGGCGCGCCAGGCGTTGAACGTTTACCGCATGAAGCTTCTGGGCGCCAAGGTCGTCGCGGTCGAGTCCGGTTCCAAAACCCTTAAAGATGCGCTCAATGAAGCGCTCAGAGACTGGGTCACCAATGTCGACAACACTTTTTATATCATCGGCACCGCAGCAGGTCCCCATCCTTACCCGGCCATGGTCAGGGATTTTCAGGCCATTATCGGTCGAGAGGCCAAACAGCAATGCCAGGAAATGACCGGCCGTCTGCCTGATGCGCTGGTTGCCTGCGTAGGCGGCGGTTCTAACGCTATTGGTCTTTTTTATCCATTCATTGATGATGCCTCGGTCAAAATGTACGGAGTTGAGGCGGCCGGTGACGGCATCGGGACAGGCCGCCATTCCGCACCATTATGTGCAGGCCGCCCAGGCGTGCTGCACGGCAATCGCACGTATCTGATGGAAGATGACGACGGTGAAATCATCGAAACGCATTCTATCTCTGCAGGTCTGGACTATCCGGGCGTAGGCCCAGAGCATGCCTGGCTCAAGGATATTGGTCGGGCGCAATACGTCAATATTACCGATAATGAAGCTTTGGAAGGGTTCCATGCCCTGACCCGCATGGAGGGCATTATTCCGGCGCTGGAGTCCAGTCATGCCATGGCCTATACCATGAAGCTGGCCCGGACCATGAAAAAGGACGAAATCATCATCGTGAGTCTGTCCGGTCGTGGCGATAAAGACATGCATACGATGGCACAACGCGAGGGCATAGTACTGTGA
- the trpA gene encoding tryptophan synthase subunit alpha: MSRLAAKFEELSKAGRKALIPFITAGDPHPDFTVPMMHAMVKAGADVIELGVPFSDPMADGPVIQRASERALEHKMSLRKTLALAKEFRKTDTTTPLVLMGYLNPIEAMGYENFANAAQEAQIDGVLTVDLPPEEGEECMGLLKARSIDPIFLLAPNSSEERVRKMDKLGSGYLYYVSLKGVTGAGHLNTSDVENKLKQIRANTRLPVGIGFGVKDAETARIVANIGDGVVIGSTLISKIEANLHDPERAKQEIVELLSAMRQAMDS, encoded by the coding sequence GTGAGCCGATTAGCCGCTAAATTTGAAGAACTTTCCAAAGCCGGCCGCAAGGCTCTGATTCCGTTTATTACGGCCGGCGATCCGCATCCTGACTTTACCGTGCCCATGATGCATGCGATGGTTAAGGCCGGCGCCGATGTTATCGAGCTGGGCGTGCCGTTTTCTGATCCGATGGCCGATGGTCCTGTGATTCAGCGGGCCAGCGAGCGTGCGCTGGAGCACAAAATGAGCTTGCGCAAGACGTTGGCGCTGGCTAAGGAATTCAGGAAAACTGATACAACTACGCCTTTGGTGTTAATGGGCTATTTAAACCCAATCGAAGCCATGGGCTATGAGAATTTCGCCAATGCTGCGCAAGAGGCCCAGATTGACGGCGTGTTGACCGTTGATTTGCCGCCGGAAGAAGGCGAAGAATGCATGGGATTGCTCAAGGCGCGCAGTATCGATCCGATTTTCCTGCTCGCCCCCAACAGCAGCGAAGAACGCGTCAGAAAGATGGATAAGCTGGGCAGCGGGTATCTTTACTACGTTTCCTTGAAGGGCGTTACGGGCGCGGGCCATTTGAATACATCCGATGTTGAAAACAAACTGAAGCAGATCAGGGCAAATACCCGTTTGCCGGTTGGCATCGGTTTCGGCGTTAAGGACGCTGAGACGGCCAGGATTGTCGCCAACATAGGTGACGGTGTGGTTATCGGCAGCACGCTGATCAGCAAAATTGAAGCAAATCTGCATGACCCTGAACGGGCTAAACAGGAAATTGTTGAATTATTGTCGGCCATGCGCCAGGCGATGGATAGTTGA
- the accD gene encoding acetyl-CoA carboxylase, carboxyltransferase subunit beta produces MSWFKKLVPSTIRTDGSNKRNSVPEGLWNKCPSCNAILYNVELEKNFSVCPKCEHHLRISARARLNMFLDEEGREEIGKNVKPTDPLKFKDSKKYKDRIAQAQKQTKESDALVVMKGKLKGKDIVVAAFDFNFMGGSMGSVVGERFVRGVNTSLALGAPFVVFTASGGARMQESLFSLFQMAKTSAALTKLSEAGIPYISFMTDPTMGGVSASLAMLGDINVAEPKALIGFAGPRVIEQTVREKLPEGFQRSEFLQEHGAIDMIVDRREMRDRIASILSMLIAGRAEAETELLVAEPVMPVVEAFAQVEPEAAIAEVEVFADSPQTELDA; encoded by the coding sequence ATGAGTTGGTTTAAGAAATTAGTTCCTTCGACAATCAGAACAGACGGATCGAACAAAAGAAATTCCGTGCCGGAAGGCTTGTGGAACAAGTGCCCCAGTTGTAATGCAATTCTTTACAATGTTGAGCTGGAGAAAAATTTCAGCGTCTGCCCAAAATGCGAGCATCATCTGCGCATCTCGGCCAGAGCTCGCCTGAATATGTTCCTGGATGAGGAAGGGCGTGAAGAGATCGGCAAGAACGTGAAACCTACCGATCCTCTAAAGTTCAAAGACAGCAAGAAATATAAGGACCGGATCGCGCAAGCGCAAAAACAGACCAAGGAAAGCGATGCGCTGGTGGTCATGAAAGGCAAGCTGAAAGGCAAGGACATTGTGGTTGCCGCTTTCGACTTTAATTTCATGGGCGGATCGATGGGTTCCGTAGTGGGCGAACGGTTTGTCCGCGGCGTCAACACGAGCCTTGCACTGGGTGCACCTTTTGTAGTCTTTACAGCCAGCGGCGGCGCCCGCATGCAGGAATCATTGTTCTCATTGTTCCAGATGGCAAAAACAAGCGCCGCATTAACCAAGTTGTCTGAAGCCGGCATCCCCTATATTTCTTTCATGACTGATCCCACCATGGGCGGTGTATCGGCCAGTTTGGCCATGCTGGGCGATATTAACGTGGCCGAGCCCAAGGCGCTGATCGGTTTCGCGGGGCCTCGCGTCATAGAGCAGACTGTCCGTGAAAAATTGCCTGAAGGTTTTCAGCGCAGTGAGTTTTTACAGGAGCACGGCGCTATCGATATGATCGTCGACAGACGTGAGATGCGCGATAGGATCGCCAGCATTTTATCGATGCTGATAGCAGGCAGGGCAGAGGCGGAAACAGAATTGTTGGTAGCCGAGCCAGTGATGCCCGTGGTAGAGGCGTTTGCCCAGGTTGAGCCGGAAGCAGCCATTGCCGAAGTTGAAGTTTTTGCCGATAGCCCTCAAACCGAGCTGGACGCGTAA